The sequence GAGTTACTCACAGCAGTAGGACTACATGAGTTTTCTTCAACGGGCTGCAAGAAGAACTCCGATGTAGCGGGTGAAGACGGTGGGGCATCCGGTGGGGAAAAACAGAGAATCGCCTTGGCACGAGCATTGATCGCTAAGCCCGGGTCAATTGTGGTCCTCGATGAGCCAACCAGTAGCTTAGACAAGAACTTACGGGCGTTGGTGTGGGGCATTATTGAGGACCTTGCACGAGAAAAAACGGTCATTGTTTCAACGCACGATGCCTCAGCACCTATTCGTCACGACGATACGGTGCTTCAATTAACCGATGCCAATGAAGCACCTTCATCAAAGCCAAAAGAGCCTCCCAGTGAAGCTTAGTTTCTCTTAATCGCTATCCGTGGACAGCGCCGCGACGAAGGCTTCCTGCGGCACCGAGACGGAGCCCAAGGACTTCATGCGCTTCTTACCGGCCTTCTGCTTCTCCAGCAGCTTGCGCTTACGCGAAATATCGCCGCCGTAACACTTGGCCAGCACGTCCTTGCGCATCGCGCGAATGTTCTCACGCGCGATGATCTTCGAGCCAATGGCCGCCTGGATGGGTACCTCGAACTGCTGGCGTGGGATGAGCTCCTTGAGCTTCTTCGTCATCTTGTTGCCGTACCACTGCGCGGACTCGCGGTGCACGATGGCGGAGAAGGCATCGACCGGGTCGCCGTTGAGGAGGATATCCACCTTAACCAGGTCCGCCAGCTGCTCACCGGCCTCCTCGTAGTTGAGGGAAGCGTAGCCCTTGGTACGGGACTTGAGCATGTCGAAGAAGTCGAAGATGATTTCACCCAACGGCATGGTGTAGCGCAGCTCCACGCGGTCCTCAGACAGGTAATCCATGCCACCCATCTGGCCACGCTTAGCCTGGCACAGCTCCATCGTGGGGCCCACGAACTCCTCGGGCACGATGATGGTCATCTTCACAATCGGCTCATACACCTCGTTCAGCTTGCCGCTCGGCCAGTCGGACGGGTTGTGCACGATGGACTCCTCACCGTCTTCCGCCACCACGCGGTAGGTCACCGAGGGAGCAGTGGAAATCAGGTCCAAGCCAAACTCGCGCTCCAAGCGGTCACGGGTAATCTCCATGTGCAGCAGGCCTAGGAAGCCGCAACGGAAACCGAAGCCCAGGGCGACGGAGGTTTCGGGCTCGAAGGTGAGGGAGGCGTCGTTAAGCTGCAGCTTCTCCAGCGCATCACGCAGATCCGGGAAGTCGGCCTGGGAGATGGGGAACAAGCCGGAGTAGACCATGGGGTTGGGGTCGGCATAACCCTTGAGCGGCTCGCTCGCGCCATTCGACGCCCACGTAATCGTGTCACCCACCTTGGTCTCACGCACGTTCTTCACGCCCGTGATGAGGTAACCCACCTCGCCCGGGCCTAGACCTTCACACTTCTGCATCGTGGGGCTGACAATGCCCACCTCCAGCAGCTCGTGGTTGGTGCCCGTGGCCATCATGGTGACCTTCTGGCGCGGGGTGAGTTTGCCATCCATCATGCGGATGTAGGTCACCACGCCACGGTAGGTGTCATAGACCGAGTCGAAGACCATGGCGCGGGCCGGGGCATCCTCACCAAACTCGGACGTCGGGGCTGGGACGAGCTCAGCCACCTTGTCGAGCAACGCCGGCACGCCCTCACCGGTCTTGCCGGACACGCGCAGCACCTCCTCCGGCTCGCAGCCGATGATGTTGGCGATCTCCAGGGAGTACTTCTCCGGATCCGCAGCAGGCAGATCAATCTTGTTGAGGACCGGGATGATCTCCAGGTCATTTTCCATAGCCAGGTAGAGGTTGGCCAGGGTTTGGGCTTCGATGCCCTGGGCGGCGTCGACAAGCAAGATGGCTCCCTCACACGCCTCCAGCGCACGCGAGACCTCATAGGTGAAGTCGACGTGGCCGGGGGTATCAATCATCTGCATGACAATCTCTTGACCCTCGAACTCGCCAGACTGCGGAATCCAGGGCAGGCGCACGTTCTGCGCCTTAATGGTGATGCCGCGCTCGCGCTCGATATCCATGTTGTCGAGGTATTGGTCGCGCATGTCGCGCTCCTCCACCACCTGCGACAACTGCAGGATGCGATCAGCCAGCGTCGACTTGCCGTGGTCGATGTGGGCGATAATGCAAAAGTTTCGAATCTTGGACGGATCCGTAAACGTAGTGGCCGCAAAGTTTCTAGACATGGGTTTAGAATAGACGACATGACTAGGTTGGCCCGCATTTTAGGTTTCGGACGTCCCGAGCCGGTCGATGACGGCCTCCAGCGCATCACCGAACGCCTCGGAATGAACCAGACCGATTCCGTCACAGAACCGCGCAAAGCAGCCGATATCCGCATCGAGGCTGCCACCGACCATCCCCGCAGCGTCTTCTTCACCCCCGACATGGATGGGCAGGCCGACTCCGGTGAGGTCGTGTGGGTTTGGGCGCCTTCCGACGGCAAACAGTCCCCACCGCGCGAGCGCGCCATCCTCATCGTCTCCCGCACCCGCACCACCGTGCTGGGCCTGCTCATCTCCGCTAACCCGGGGCATGCGAATAAAGAGGAGTGGCTCGATATCGGCACCGGCGAATGGGATGAGTCCGGCCGCCAATGCTGGGTGCGCATGGACCGCGTGCTGGAAATTTCTGAAGAACAATGCCGCCGCCAAGGCACGCTCTTCCCAGAACGACGCTTCGAGCGCATTGCTAACCGTTTGCGCTCGCGCTACCACTGGGCGTGATTTGGGGATTCGCGGCGTGGCCTGCTAGATTGTCTGGGATGCCGAGGCATGTGTGGCGGTCAGGACCTTGGGTCCGCCTTCCTCGGTAAACATTTTCTACGACTGTAAGAGGTATAACAATGGCAAACATCAAGTCCAAGCAGAAGCGCATTCTCACCAACGAGAAGTCCCGTCAGCGCAACAAGGCCGTGCGTTCCGCCGTACGCACCGAGATCCGCAAGTTCCGCGCTGCCGTCGAGGCTGGCGACAAGGCTGCCGCTGAGAAGCAGCTGCGCGTTGCATCCCGCGCACTGGACAAGTCCGTGTCCAAGGGCGTCTTCCACCGCAACAATGCGGCTAACAAGAAGTCCGGCATGGCTACCGCCTTCAACAAGATGGCCTAAATGAAACCGCTCCTGAAGTGGGTGGGAGGAAAACGTCAGTTACTTCCCGCCATCCACTCCATGCTGCCCGAGAGCTTCGACACCTACGTCGAGCCTTTCTTGGGCGGCGGAGCGGTTCTTTTTTCCTTGGCGCCCGAGCGCGCCCGGGTCAATGACCTTAATACCGAGCTCATCACCGTCTACGAGGTGGTCCGCGATAATGTGGACGAGCTCATCGCGCTGCTCAAGGAGTATCCGAATGAATCGGACTTCTTTTATGAGATGCGCGCCCGCGACCGATCACCGGAGTTCGCGCACTTAAGCGCCGTTGAGCGTGCCGCGCGCACGATTTATCTCAACAAGACCTGCTACAACGGTCTTTATCGCGTGAACAATTCGGGTCAGTTCAACGCCCCGTTTGGCCGCTACGCCAACCCCACGATTTGTGATGAGCCCAATCTGCGGGCGGTTTCGGCGTATCTGGCCGAGAATGACGTGGTCTTTTCCAACGGGGACTATGCCTCGTTGGAGGCGAACGAGGGGGATGTCGTCTACTTTGACCCGCCCTATGACCCCGTGAATCCGACGAGCAATTTCACCGGCTACCAGTCCGGCGGGTTCGGCCGCGCGGACCAAATACGCCTCAAGGAAACCTGCGATGCGCTGGATGCACGCGGGGTGAAGTTCCTGCTCTCGAATTCTGCGACGGATTTCATCAAGGAGCTCTACGCGGATTATCGCATCGAGATTGTGGGGGCTACACGCGCGGTGAATTCCGTGGCGTCGAAGCGCGGCAAGGTCGATGAGGTGCTCGTGCGCAATTATGCTTAACGACGCCGCCTGGGACCGCATCTTCCCCCATCTCGAGACCGAACTGGCCACGTTTGGCTACGCCATCCTCGAGGCCTCACGGCTCAAAGCGCTGTCTGGGCGCGAGCCGCGGCTCATGGCTAAGCACGATTTCTCGGCCGCTCGCCCGGCGGTCTTTCGCAAGCATGGTTTGTCGATGCTACCCATTCGCCGCGACGCGTACTTCATCGGCCACTTCGACCTGTATCAGCCTTTCCCGGACGACGCAGGCCCACTGACGTCGGTGCCAGTGCCGGAGGATATTGAGTCGATCGATTTTGCGAATGTGACCTCGGAAAGCGCGGCGCTCACGACGGCGCATTTGAGTGGCATGCTCCGTGATTTTCTCGGCGGCGAGCTCGTGCCGACGGTGAGCGGGCGGATGTCCACGCAGCGCCTGCCTATGAAGGTGGGCGGCCAGGACATCGTGGTGGATCGCGCGCAGATGGAAATTGATGCGGGCTTCGAATCTGCGGAGCACCTAGTGCTCGTTGAGGCGAAGAACCACCTCTCCCCCGACTTCAACATCCGCCAGCTCTACTTTCCTTTCCGCCGTTTTTCGCTGGCGCTTAAGAAGGAGGTGGTGCCGGTGTATCTGGTGTATTCCAACGGCGTGTACCACTTCTATCGCTACGCGTTTAAGGACCCGGCGGACTTTCGGAGCATTGAGCTTATCGACGCCCACCGCTACACCCTCGGCCCCTCCACCCTCACCCCGGCCTTGGTAGCGGGTGTCCTCGCACGCACCCGCGTGGAGCGTCCAGAGATTCCCTTCCCCCAGGCGGATTCTTTTGCGCGCGTCATCAGCTTGCTGGAGAACCCCGTGGCGAAGGCAGACATGCCGGAAACCTTTGGTTTTAGCCCGCGGCAGGCGGATTATTACACCAACGCCGCCCGGTATCTGGGACTGGAGAAGCTGCGCGGCAACCGCGATGAGCGCAACCTCACGCTCGTGGAGGCGCTGGCCGCCCGGCCAGTGTTCCGGGAGATGCTGGAGAGCGTGGCGCAGTCGGAGCGCGCGCTGACGGTGGATGAGGCGATGGCGCTCATGCGCGCGGCCGAGCTAGGGCTGGGCGATAGCACCCTGCGACGCCGAGCCGGGACCGTCGTGGCATGGTCGCAGTGGGTCGCGGAGCATATCGCGCACAGCGCAGGCTAAGCAGCCTGGATGCCGGCCCACGCCAAGGCACAGCCGGCCACGACAAAGAAGACACCGGAACCGATGTCGATCCACGGTCCCGCGGCCAGGAGGCGGCGGCGAATCGGTCGGGTAGAAATCACCGTTGAGAGCACCACAAAGAGCACGTAGCTCGACAGTGACAGGCTCAGCACCAGCGCCAACGACAGCCACAGCGGCGGGTGCGGCGGCAGCAGCGGGGCAACCATGGCCGCGAGGAAGAGCACGATCTTCGGGTTGGACAGGTTGGTGGCCAGTCCGGTGCGAAAGACTTTGCGCACCGACCCCAGTCGGGCCGCTGCGTCGTCCTCATCCTGCGGCGGCTGCGTGCGCAATTCCAGGCCGGACCGAACGGAGAGCACGCCCATGAAGACCAAGAAGCAACCGCCGACGACCTGAATCAGGGACATGATCCCCGGAAAAGCCGTGAGCAGAGCGGCCGCGCCAAAGACGGTGAGCGAGCACCAGAAGAGCACGCCCACCTGAATCCCGGTGGCTGCAGCGATGGCATGGCGGCGCGAGCGCGTGGCATAACGCGTAATCAGCACGATGTCGGGGCCGGGCGCGGACGCCCCCACGAGGTTCATGAGAATAATGGCCGCAAACGCGGACCAGCTCATGACAGTCGCTCGAGCAGATCCTCACGGCCGAACATGCGGGCCGAGTCAACGGCGTTGGGGTGGCCCGCGGTTGGGTCGGCGCCGGCGTCGAGGAGGGCGTCAATAACCGCGTCCTCCTTTTTGAAGATGGCCCCGGCCAGCGGAGACTGGCCGCGGTCGTTGAGGAGGTTGACGTCGGCGCCGGCGGCGGCCAGTAGGCGCACCAGCTCGGCATGCCCGTGGTAGGCGGCAAGCATGATGAAGGACTGGCCGTCCTGGTTCACCATGTCCACGTTGACGCCCTGGGAGATGTACTCAAGGAGGGTGGCGTCGCCGTCGCGGGCGAAGTCAAAAAGCTTGGTTGCAAAGTCCTGGATCTCATCCATGGTGGGATAGTTTAGCGCGCCAACTCCGCCACCCGGCGCACGGCGGCCTCAATGGCAAACTCCTCTTCGCCGCCCTGGCCTTTGACTGCGCCGTCGAGCTCCGCCATGAGAATGACGGCCTTGGTGATATTCTCCCCCGACCAGCGGCGCGCCACCGGCTGGGTGAGCTTGACCGCATACGGTGCCATGCCGGCTTGGGAGGCCAGCGAATACTGGTCACCGCGTGCGGAGTACAGGCGTGCGATGTTGCCCACTTTGTTGGCCAAGGCCGCGGCAATCGCCACGGGGCTCGCGCCGAGTTGTAGGGCGCGGCGGCACGTCGAAACCGCCGCCTCCACGCGCCCAGCCACGGCGGCGTCCGCGATATCCCAGTTGGCCACCTCAGCCACGCCGACGTAGTACTCGTGGACCGCCTCGCGGGTAACCTTGCCGCCGGTATCGAAGACAAGCTGGGAGATGGCAGAGGCGAGTTCGCGGAGGTCGGAGCCGACGCCGTCGAGAAGCGCCTGCACCACATCGGGGGTCGGGCGCACGCCGTGGGAGGCGAACTCACGCGTGGCCCACGGACCCAGCTCGTTCGGGTACAGGGAAAAGACCTCGTGTACCTCGCCGGTCTTGCGCAGGGCGGCGACGATTTCCGGCGGCTTCTTCTTTTTCTTCAGTGTTTTGGCCGTGATGGAGTAGATGAGCACCAGGGTGATGCCGGGCATGGGGTTGGCGGCGGCGTCGAGAAGAATGCGCGTGACCTCTTTGCCGGCCTTCTCGACATCACTGATGACGATGCAGCGCTCATCACCGAACAGGGAGGGGCTGGTGGCCTCGAGGATTTCGCCTTCGCTGACCTCGGAGGCCTTGAGTTTGGTGACATCGCCCTGTTGGACGGAGAGGCGGGCGCGCTCGGCAAGGAACTCGTCATCGCCGAGGATGAGGTGCACGGACATGCCTGTCATCTTAGCAACGCGGCGATGAGCCACCCGCCGAGGAGCAGCACGGCAATGGGCCCAGCTTCCACCGTGGTCAGAGGCATGGCAGCGGCGACGGCGTGGATCCAGTCTGCGAGGGGTTCGATGAGGATGACAAGCGGGCGGCCGAGGCCTATTTGGGCGAGTGCGGCGGCGATGAGCCCCACAACGGTGATGATGGGCACCACGGGTGCTGCCAGCACGTTAGCGATGACGGAGACCACCGAGACGCGCCCGGTCATGAGCGCAATGAGTGGCATGGTGACGATATCCGCGGCGATGGCCACCGCAACCGCACGCGCAATGATGCCGGTTCCCAACACGCGCAGCAGCAGCGGGGTCAGCGCCACAATGCCCGCGGTGGCGGCGACGGACAAGGCGAAGCCGTAGCTGACTGCGAGGTCGCTATCGCAGGCCAGCAGGAACAGCACGCCGAGGGAGAGCGCGTGGAGCGGTTCCATCTTGGAGGAATTGAGCACGGCGAGCAGCCCAGCCACGCCGGCGACGGTGGCGCGCTGGACGGAGGGCTCCCATCCCACCAGCGCCACAAACAACGCCAACGCGCTTGCCGACGCCCCCACCCTCACCCTCTGCCCCTTCACCAGCAACGCTGCCGCGGCACACACGATGGCGACGTTCGACCCGGAGACCGCGCTGAGGTGTGAGAGGCCGGTGTCGATGTAGAGCTGCTTGTCTTCAGGGCTTTGCAGGCTGGTGTCTCCCAGCACCATTCCGGGGATGAGGCCGTTATCGCAGATGTCGCGAAAGTTCGCGGCGACGGTGGCGGTCCAGCTGTGCGCGTGGGCGGTGAGATCGCCGCTGAAGACGGTCTGACCTACCCCGACGCGGTTGGATGGGCCGGGCTGGCCGTGAATCGTGACGAGCGAGCCGGACCAGGCCTCAGGCTGCTCGCTAAGGAAAACCGGAAGCTGCGCCGGGTATCCGGGAACGGACAGGCGCACCATCCACCCCGAGGCGGTCTGGATGGGATCCGCAGTGAGGCGGCCGGTAACCTCGGCGCCGAAGCGGAACTGCCCGGCGCGGTGCATGCGTACAGCGGCCACCGTGGCGAAGAGGGCACCGCTGGCGGTGCAGAGGATGGCCTGCCCAGGCGCGCGCTGGCGCACAAGGACAAAGGCGACAAGCCCCACCAACAACCACGGCTGGCCGAAGAGCACCGCAAGAGTGGCCAACCACGCCACCGCCGCCGCGGGCACGAGCCGCAACTCCCTCACGGACGCACCTTGTCTTTAAGCTGCGCGAACTTTGCCGGACCGATACCGGAGACGTCCATGAGTTGGTCCACCGAGGAAAAGTGTCCCGCTTCCTCGCGGTGCGCGATGATGGCCGCGGCCGTCGCCGGGCCCACGCCCGGCAAGGTCGTGAGCTCCTCCGCGGTCGCGGAATTGAGCGACACCGTCCCATCACCAGTTCCGGCCGCGCCTCCGTCTTCCCCAGGGGCGGCGGGTGGGGCGCCGACGGTGATCTGCTCGCCGTCGTTAAGCTTCTGCGCCAAGTTGAGGTTATCCGTGGGCACCTTCGGCCCCGCGACCGCCAGCGCATCGTTGACGCGCGCGCCCGGAGCCAGGGTGACCAGGCCGGGCGAATCCACCTCCCCGACCACCGACACCACGATGTCCGCCGGCACCTCGCTGCTGAGCGCGGGCACCTCATAAGGATTAGTGGACTCGCGGGAGGTGCCCAGCCACGCGAGCAGACCCACCGCAGCCAGCCCCGCCGCCACGAGCGCCAGTCGCGGGGGCACGCGCAGCCGTGGGCGCGGGTAGTCAACGTTGAGCAGCTCTTCTTCCCCGGTCGGCCGGGTGAGGTCACGAAGACGGTCAGCAATCGCAGTCATGCCCGCGACGCTACGCAGCCCCTCCCCACCCGTCGAGAGCTTGCGCCGCAACCTGTGGATAACTTGTTGAAGGCGTCAACAGCTAACTGAACACGACGGAGACGCCGATGGCTCCGGGGCCGACGTGGACCGAGAGGACGTCGGTAAGCGCAACGCGCATAAAGGACGACTCCGGCAACGCCATACGCAGCAGATCCTCCAGGCGGCGCGCGGCGGCCTCATCCTCGTTATACTGCACCGCAACGAAGGCCGGCTTGCCCTCCGCGCGGGAGGCCACAAGGTCCACGAGCTTGGTAAAAGCCTTAGTCTGCGTGCGGGTTTTGCCCACCATCTCCAATTTTCCGGCCTGCACCGCCATGATGGGCTTGGTGGCCAGGAGGGCTGTGGATAACATCGCCGTCGCCGCGGACATGCGCCCGGAGCGGCGAAGATCCTCCGTAGAGTTGAGATAGACCCATGTGTGGCTGCGCTCTAGAGTGTCGATGGCGCCGTCATAGCATTCCTTCAGCGACGCGCCTTCTTGGGCCAGCTTCGCGGCGGTCATTGCGGCCGCGCCCATGGCCATGCCGGCAGTACCGGAGTCGATGACGCGGACGGTGTCGGGGAAGACACCCGAGGCCGTCACGGCCGCCGACCACGTCGAGGACAGCTCCTTCGACAGGTGGATGGCCAGCACGCCGTCATCGCCGGAGCGCTCCATTTCGCGGCCATACAGCGCCGCGAGTTCCAGCGCCGTGAGCCCCGACGTGGACGTTTCTGCACCGTCCTTGCCGTGGCTTTCCATAACGTGGAGATCCACCACGCTGATGCCCAGCTCCTCCACGATGTCCGCGGGAAGCCCCGCGGCGGAGTCGGTGACGACGCGGATCACTAGACGTCTGCTCCCGCGCCGCCAATGACGGCACCGCCCATGTTCCAGCCGTCGAAGTACCACTGCGCGCGTTCTACGTTGTCCGGTGTGAATTCCAGCGGGGACAGCGGCTGGGAGGCATCGAATTCGGGGCGGGCGGTCAGCTGCGACCAATGCGTGTTCTTCAGCCCGGAGAGGATGCCGTATTGGTGGTGCTCCAGGCCCAACAGGTGGCAGGTCAGCGCGGAAATAGCGCCGCCGTGCGCAACGACGAGCACCGCGCCTTCATCCCAGTCAGGCAGCTCGCGCATGAGCTCATCAATGACTGGGCGGGCACGGCGGGCCACGTCAACGCGGCTTTCGCCCTGCGGCGGGGCCCACGTGGGATCGTGGCGCCACAGAGCGCGCGCACCGGGGTACTGTTCATCGACTTCGGCGGAGGTCATGCCCTGCCAGTCACCGAGGTGGGTCTCACGCAGGCGCTTGTCGACGTCCACCTCAATCCCCAACTGCCGCCCGATTACGTCCGCGGTATCGCGGGCGCGGATGAGGTCGGAGGCCACGATGGCCGTAATCTCTTTGTCCTCGAGCAGCTCGGCGGCGGCCCGGGCTTGGGCATAGCCAACTTCAGACAGCTCGGTGTCGAGGTGCCCCTGCATCCGGCCGGTGGCGTTGTAGGTGGTTTGACCGTGGCGGATGAGGAGGAGGCGGCGGGTCATAATTCGTCGTCTTCCGGCTCCGGCTGGGCCAGCGGAATCTCATCAATGGACTCGACCTCGCGGGGGTTGACCTCGGTGGCCCACTCGCCGGGGCGCTCCGGGGCCTCAATGCCCGGGATCTCGATGAGCGGGCAGTCGTGGTAGAGGCGGTCGAGTCCGTAGAATTCGCGCTGATCATTGCGCTGAACGTGGACGACGATGGGGCCATAATCGAGCAACACCCAGCGGTTTTCGCGGTTGCCCTCACGACGCTTGGGCTCAAAGCCCTTCTTGGTCAGCTCATCCTCCACCTCTTCAACGATGGACGCCACCTGGCGCTCGGTATCGGCGGAGGCCAAGACGAAGACCTCAGTGATGGCGAGCACGTCGGAGACGTCAATGGCGGCGATGTTGGTGGCCAGCTTTTCATCCGCGGCCAAGGCCGCGGTTTCCGCCATGAGGCGTGCTTCATCAGTAATCGACATGACTATCCCTACACAACGCGTACAGTACTAAGACCTCTAGTCTTACACGTCGGGGGCGTGATTTCCTAGTCAGAAGCTGCGCGTGAGTCATCCCAGCGCAAGAATCCTACAGCGGCTTTTCCGGACGCGGGCCATACAGGTGATTCTTGGCGATGTACTGCACGACCCCATCCGGCACCAGGTACCACACCGGCTGGCCTTGTTCGGCGCGGGCGCGACAGTCAGTAGAGGAAATAGCCATGGCGGGGATCTCGATGAGCTCGATGGCGTCTTGAGATTCCTGCGGCAGCATGTCCTTGCTGAGCTCGTAGCCGGGACGGGTTACGCCAACGAAGTGCGCCATCTCCAGCATTTCTTCCCAGTCGCGCCAGCTCATGATGGAGGCGAGCGAGTCTGCGCCGGTGATGAAGTAGAGCTCCGCGTCGAGGAAGACGGCGCGCAGATCCCGCAACGTGTCGATGGTGTAGGTAGGTCCCTCGCGGTCAATGTCCACGCGGGAGACGGTGAAGCGCGGGTTCGACGCTGTGGCCACCATCGTCATGAGATAGCGGTGTTCTGCGGCGGTGACCTGTTTGCCGGCCTTGTGCCAGGGCTGGCCGGTGGGCACGAAGACCACTGTATCGAGGCGGAAGCGGTGGGCTACCTCGCTGGCAGCCACAAGGTGACCGTTGTGGATGGGATCGAAGGTGCCACCCATGATGCCGATGCGTTGCGGACTAGTCATGGGTGGTGAGTATACCGGCCACGGCGTCGATGACCTGCACGTCCTGCCCGGAGAGTTCCCCTAAGAAATAGGACGCGTGACGCTGCGCCTTGGTGGCCAAGGCATCGCCGGCGGCACTGAGGGAGAAATCGCAGGCAAAATCATCGGGGAGGCAGTAATCCACGTACCGGTCTGCGGGAAGTCCAGCGCGGTTGCGCACCCACGGCAGCTGGTGCAGCGGGCTGCCCATTGTGATGACTCCGTGGAGGCGCCCGCTCTTGGCCAGGTGGGCCTCCACACTCGTGGTCACCACAGCTCCCTGCGAGTAACCGGCCACCACCCAGCGCGGGTGGCAGCCGGTGGAGTCCTCATAGTCTGCCACCACCATCGGGGCGTTGGTGATGCCCGTACGCACGCTCTGGATGGCGCCCCACGTGACTGAGCGGACTAGTTCCCCGACTGGGCGCTCCTGCACTATTTCACGCACGCGCAGCAGCATGTGGCGCGGGCTGAGTTCCTCCCCCTCGCGCGCGAGGGGTGGGAGGTTCATGGTGGCGGGATAGGAGACATCATCAAGCGCGAGCACAAAGACATCATCCATTGTGCCGGGATGTCGGCGCTCCACGTGGTGGAAGAGTGCTGCGAAATTTCGCCCCTCGAAGCCGGTGGACGCCGGTGCA is a genomic window of Corynebacterium singulare containing:
- the nadD gene encoding nicotinate-nucleotide adenylyltransferase, which gives rise to MTSPQRIGIMGGTFDPIHNGHLVAASEVAHRFRLDTVVFVPTGQPWHKAGKQVTAAEHRYLMTMVATASNPRFTVSRVDIDREGPTYTIDTLRDLRAVFLDAELYFITGADSLASIMSWRDWEEMLEMAHFVGVTRPGYELSKDMLPQESQDAIELIEIPAMAISSTDCRARAEQGQPVWYLVPDGVVQYIAKNHLYGPRPEKPL
- the rsfS gene encoding ribosome silencing factor is translated as MSITDEARLMAETAALAADEKLATNIAAIDVSDVLAITEVFVLASADTERQVASIVEEVEDELTKKGFEPKRREGNRENRWVLLDYGPIVVHVQRNDQREFYGLDRLYHDCPLIEIPGIEAPERPGEWATEVNPREVESIDEIPLAQPEPEDDEL
- a CDS encoding cutinase family protein, whose product is MKPFLSLLALFSAALAVTANPPAAAGGIDTCPGTVVLVARGSDQNEAHGEHVGPQRYAEHAPASTGFEGRNFAALFHHVERRHPGTMDDVFVLALDDVSYPATMNLPPLAREGEELSPRHMLLRVREIVQERPVGELVRSVTWGAIQSVRTGITNAPMVVADYEDSTGCHPRWVVAGYSQGAVVTTSVEAHLAKSGRLHGVITMGSPLHQLPWVRNRAGLPADRYVDYCLPDDFACDFSLSAAGDALATKAQRHASYFLGELSGQDVQVIDAVAGILTTHD
- a CDS encoding histidine phosphatase family protein; this translates as MTRRLLLIRHGQTTYNATGRMQGHLDTELSEVGYAQARAAAELLEDKEITAIVASDLIRARDTADVIGRQLGIEVDVDKRLRETHLGDWQGMTSAEVDEQYPGARALWRHDPTWAPPQGESRVDVARRARPVIDELMRELPDWDEGAVLVVAHGGAISALTCHLLGLEHHQYGILSGLKNTHWSQLTARPEFDASQPLSPLEFTPDNVERAQWYFDGWNMGGAVIGGAGADV